From Nerophis lumbriciformis linkage group LG39, RoL_Nlum_v2.1, whole genome shotgun sequence, one genomic window encodes:
- the g6pc1a.2 gene encoding glucose-6-phosphatase catalytic subunit 1 isoform X1 — translation MTMLNAVMDAMQDFGVSSTRYLQTNYQDAQGLFLWVSWAADLRNTFFIFFPLWFHLRSSVGIKLIWVAVIGDWLNLVFKWILFGERPYWWVHETPYYAHGARPHIEQYPMTCETGPGSPSGHAMGAAGVYYTLVTSILAITASKRKHGNRKSSNNSGRYLKAILWTLFWGVQVCVCLSRVFIAAHFPHQVLAGVLTGMIVAEAFDRTQWIYSASMKKYFYTTLFLTSFAVGFYLLLKAVGVDLLWTLEKAQKWCVRAEWVHLDSTPFASLLRNMGTLFGLGLGLHSPLYTETKRSGGALAKAGCVLASLLLLHLFDSFKPPTHTAALFYLLSFCKSATVPMATVSIIPYLVNGALGLHGKKAP, via the exons ATGACCATGCTTAACGCCGTCATGGACGCCATGCAGGACTTTGGGGTGAGCAGCACCCGCTACCTTCAGACCAACTACCAGGATGCCCAAGGCTTGTTCCTCTGGGTGTCCTGGGCGGCGGACCTCAGGAAcaccttcttcatcttcttcccgCTCTGGTTCCACTTGCGGTCCTCGGTGGGCATCAAGCTCATCTGGGTGGCCGTCATCGGAGACTGGCTCAACTTGGTGTTCAAATG GATTCTGTTCGGTGAGAGGCCTTACTGGTGGGTCCACGAGACGCCCTATTACGCCCACGGCGCTCGCCCCCACATCGAACAGTACCCCATGACCTGCGAGACCGGCCCAG GCAGCCCCTCTGGCCACGCCATGGGAGCGGCGGGCGTCTACTACACCTTGGTGACCTCCATACTCGCCATCACGGCCAGCAAGAGGAAACACGGCAACAGGAAGTCCTCCAACAACAG TGGCAGGTACCTGAAGGCCATTCTTTGGACCTTGTTCTGGGGagtccaagtgtgtgtgtgtctgtccagGGTCTTCATCGCCGCCCACTTCCCGCACCAGGTGCTTGCTGGGGTCCTCACAG GCATGATCGTGGCCGAGGCCTTTGACAGGACTCAGTGGATCTACAGCGCCAGCATGAAGAAGTACTTCTACACCACGCTCTTCCTCACCTCCTTCGCCGTGGGCTTCTACCTGCTGCTCAAGGCCGTGGGCGTGGACCTCCTGTGGACGCTGGAGAAGGCCCAGAAGTGGTGCGTGAGGGCCGAGTGGGTCCACCTGGACAGCACGCCGTTCGCCAGCCTCCTGCGCAACATGGGCACGCTGTTCGGCCTGGGCCTGGGCCTGCACTCGCCGCTCTACACCGAGACCAAGAGGAGCGGCGGCGCGCTGGCGAAGGCGGGCTGCGTGCTGGCCTCGCTGCTGCTCCTGCACCTCTTCGACTCCTTCAAGCCGCCCACGCACACCGCCGCCCTCTTCTACCTGCTCTCCTTCTGCAAGAGCGCCACCGTGCCCATGGCGACCGTCAGCATCATCCCGTACCTCGTCAACGGCGCGCTGGGCCTGCACGGAAAGAAGGCGCCGTGA
- the g6pc1a.2 gene encoding glucose-6-phosphatase catalytic subunit 1 isoform X2 — translation MTMLNAVMDAMQDFGVSSTRYLQTNYQDAQGLFLWVSWAADLRNTFFIFFPLWFHLRSSVGIKLIWVAVIGDWLNLVFKWILFGERPYWWVHETPYYAHGARPHIEQYPMTCETGPGSPSGHAMGAAGVYYTLVTSILAITASKRKHGNRKSSNNRYLKAILWTLFWGVQVCVCLSRVFIAAHFPHQVLAGVLTGMIVAEAFDRTQWIYSASMKKYFYTTLFLTSFAVGFYLLLKAVGVDLLWTLEKAQKWCVRAEWVHLDSTPFASLLRNMGTLFGLGLGLHSPLYTETKRSGGALAKAGCVLASLLLLHLFDSFKPPTHTAALFYLLSFCKSATVPMATVSIIPYLVNGALGLHGKKAP, via the exons ATGACCATGCTTAACGCCGTCATGGACGCCATGCAGGACTTTGGGGTGAGCAGCACCCGCTACCTTCAGACCAACTACCAGGATGCCCAAGGCTTGTTCCTCTGGGTGTCCTGGGCGGCGGACCTCAGGAAcaccttcttcatcttcttcccgCTCTGGTTCCACTTGCGGTCCTCGGTGGGCATCAAGCTCATCTGGGTGGCCGTCATCGGAGACTGGCTCAACTTGGTGTTCAAATG GATTCTGTTCGGTGAGAGGCCTTACTGGTGGGTCCACGAGACGCCCTATTACGCCCACGGCGCTCGCCCCCACATCGAACAGTACCCCATGACCTGCGAGACCGGCCCAG GCAGCCCCTCTGGCCACGCCATGGGAGCGGCGGGCGTCTACTACACCTTGGTGACCTCCATACTCGCCATCACGGCCAGCAAGAGGAAACACGGCAACAGGAAGTCCTCCAACAACAG GTACCTGAAGGCCATTCTTTGGACCTTGTTCTGGGGagtccaagtgtgtgtgtgtctgtccagGGTCTTCATCGCCGCCCACTTCCCGCACCAGGTGCTTGCTGGGGTCCTCACAG GCATGATCGTGGCCGAGGCCTTTGACAGGACTCAGTGGATCTACAGCGCCAGCATGAAGAAGTACTTCTACACCACGCTCTTCCTCACCTCCTTCGCCGTGGGCTTCTACCTGCTGCTCAAGGCCGTGGGCGTGGACCTCCTGTGGACGCTGGAGAAGGCCCAGAAGTGGTGCGTGAGGGCCGAGTGGGTCCACCTGGACAGCACGCCGTTCGCCAGCCTCCTGCGCAACATGGGCACGCTGTTCGGCCTGGGCCTGGGCCTGCACTCGCCGCTCTACACCGAGACCAAGAGGAGCGGCGGCGCGCTGGCGAAGGCGGGCTGCGTGCTGGCCTCGCTGCTGCTCCTGCACCTCTTCGACTCCTTCAAGCCGCCCACGCACACCGCCGCCCTCTTCTACCTGCTCTCCTTCTGCAAGAGCGCCACCGTGCCCATGGCGACCGTCAGCATCATCCCGTACCTCGTCAACGGCGCGCTGGGCCTGCACGGAAAGAAGGCGCCGTGA
- the g6pc1a.1 gene encoding glucose-6-phosphatase a, catalytic subunit, tandem duplicate 1 has protein sequence MDPIHSWGVQLAQHLQTNYRGHEALFGLASTVADLHTTFFFFFPIWFHLRRDTGLRLVWVAVVGDWINLVLKWVLFGERPYWWVHETRFYRPGAAPSLHQFPITCETGPGSPSGHAMGATGVWYVMVTALLAVAAEKRCPPSLYKVLQGVLWGFMGILVLLVCMSRVYMAAHFPHQVVAGVITGVVVAEVVSRVKWIYSAGLRTYTFTTLFLTSFAVGFYLLLKAAGVDLLWTLEKAQRWCAKAEWVHLDSTPFASLLRNMGSLLGLGLGLGLGLNLGSPRPGADAEKTSGASKAVCIVASLALLRLLDAWTFSSENLVAFYGLSFGKSAVALLIPTALVPWALRGKREEFVAVGREQKDL, from the exons ATGGATCCCATCCACAGCTGGGGCGTCCAGCTGGCTCAGCACCTTCAGACCAACTACAGAGGACACGAGGCCTTGTTCGGTCTGGCCTCCACGGTGGCCGACCTGCacaccactttcttcttcttctttcccaTCTGGTTCCACCTGCGCAGGGACACGGGGCTCCGGCTGGTCTGGGTGGCCGTCGTCGGGGACTGGATCAACCTGGTCCTCAAATG GGTTCTTTTTGGAGAGAGACCTTACTGGTGGGTTCACGAGACCCGCTTCTATAGGCCGGGGGCGGCCCCTTCACTGCATCAGTTCCCCATCACCTGTGAAACTGGACCAG GGAGTCCCTCGGGTCACGCTATGGGTGCCACGGGGGTCTGGTACGTGATGGTGACCGCACTGCTCGCCGTGGCCGCGGAGAAGCGATGCCCGCCGTCGCTGTACAA AGTCCTGCAGGGAGTTCTGTGGGGCTTCATGGGAATCCTGGTGCTGCTAGTCTGCATGTCCAGGGTCTACATGGCCGCCCACTTCCCACACCAGGTGGTCGCTGGCGTCATCACAG GTGTGGTCGTGGCTGAAGTGGTGTCCCGGGTGAAGTGGATCTACAGCGCCGGCTTGAGGACGTACACCTTCACGACGCTCTTCTTGACCTCCTTCGCCGTGGGCTTCTACCTGTTGCTGAAGGCTGCGGGCGTGGACCTCCTGTGGACTCTGGAGAAGGCCCAGCGGTGGTGCGCCAAGGCCGAGTGGGTCCACCTGGACTCCACGCCCTTTGCCAGCCTCCTGCGCAACATGGGCAGCCTGCTGGGCCTGGGCCTGGGCCTGGGCCTGGGCCTGAATCTGGGCTCGCCCCGGCCCGGCGCCGACGCCGAGAAGACGAGCGGCGCCTCCAAGGCGGTGTGCATCGTCGCCTCGTTGGCGCTGCTCCGTCTCTTGGACGCTTGGACATTTTCCTCCGAGAACCTGGTGGCGTTCTACGGTTTGTCTTTCGGTAAAAGCGCGGTTGCACTTTTAATCCCGACCGCTTTGGTTCCTTGGGCTCTCCGGGGAAAGCGAGAAGAATTTGTGGCTGTTGGGCGGGAACAAAAAGATCTTTAG